The sequence below is a genomic window from Limnochordia bacterium.
ACTAAATACGCCCGGTTGGATGCAGCGAGTACCATCAGTTCACTAACGGAATCCCGAGGAATATCATCGGGATCAAACACGACCGGAACCTTAATTTTACTATGTGGCGGAACTTGTACAAGCACAGGAACCCCCGACGCCGACACTTACCTGTAATCAAGCAACACGATCACAGCAAACCTAGTGCTCGTACCGGTCGGGTTGTTCAGATACATATTGAAGCGAATGCTTCCATGAGCATCTTGCTCTAGGATGGTAAACCCAGGTTCAGGTGCATCACTGTCATCCGAACCAAGAAACAGGAAGTTGCTCCAATTATCTGATTCCTCTAAAACGCAATCGATTGGCTGCGTGAAAACTACCTGCCGAGTAGCCCGTCAACTCGGCAGGTAGCGATTTGAAGCAATTCACAGCACGGATGAAATACTTTAAGAAAGTTAAGGGTTTCGCTTTTTGCTACGGCCGGCCTGGTGTGGGCAAATGACATGTATTCGTGCCTTCTCAAGCCAAATCAATGCGCAATTGTTTCATGTGGTCTATCTTGTTGTTTCTCCGATCTGATGGTGATGGACTTCAATTGCAACTTGTGTATCGGCCTTGGTCTTGCGCCGAAGAACAAGAAGGTGAACATGTTTCATAGCCTCCGGGACCATATCGTTAACCTCATATGTCATAAAAGCCAGACCCCATTCATTATTTTGGATGAGGGCCAGTTTCTGGGTGGGGCCATTTTGAATGAATTACGGATGCTCTTCAACTTCCAGATGGACTCTTAAAACTATGCCATGGTTCTTTTGTGCGGACAGCCGTTGATCCTAAACCAAATCAACCTGCAGCATGTTCACGAACCACTTCGGCAAAGGATAGTGGTACATCACAAGTTTAGGGGTTTGGAACCCGGCGAAATTGAGGAGTTTTTAACCGCTCTACTTATGTTAGGCACCACATTATTTGAGACAAAAACTGCATGATTCAAGCACATTAAATGCCATACTCGGAGTAAGACCTAAGTCGTTTAGACGCGGGTCTTTTTTTGTTTGCTGGACAAGGAATAACGAGATAGAGTGCGGAATTACTAGCAAATTGGAATCGGAGCATGGGGCACCGCGGAAAAAGACAAAAAGACGTTGGCTACGCTATCTTTTTCCGCCACAAGACCCCACTCCCCTAAGGGAGATGATACATCTTGAAAATACCAAATATAAAAGGCCAGGTCAAGTACTACGAGGATGAAAAATTCAGCCAGATACGGAACAAGAAGTGCATCTGCTGTGGTATCCCTATGTATAGGCACGGTACGTACAAGCGTTTCGCTGCTATCGGAGGGAAAAAGGTAAGAGTGCTTGTCGCGCGGTTCTATTGTCGTGTTTGCAAAAAGAAGTGTTCCGCTTTACCCAGCTTTCTTCGTGCTTACAGTATTATACCGGAAGTGGTAGTGGAATTCGTCCGAGAGCAATACCAGCGATATGGCCAATCAATTAGGTCTTTGGCGAGGGAACTGGGGTTTGCTAGAACCACGATCCGATGATTTGTGCGCGTTTAGAGTTGACCTGAATGGGACCGATGAACAGATTTAACTAACGCACCAGCCACCCATAGTCCCGTCTGCAATCAATGACATAATCCACGTATACAGTCTGATCTCTGATCTGATATAGAACTAGATACCATTTCTCCACAAACATCTTGTGGTACTTATTCGAAGGAATAAACTCCGCCTCGAAAAACGGAAAACGATCTGGCATTGTATACAAGGAACGAATGGCGTTCATAAGGTCAGTTCTCGTTTTATAGGCGGCTCTGGGACTTTTTTGTGCCAGAAAGCGAACATGGGCTGCTAACATCTGACGGGCACGGTCCGAGACAAGTATCCTATACTTAGGTTGTTTTTCCATGTTCCACCTCAGCAATAATGCTTCCTAGGTAATCATCTAGTTCGTCCGGTGTACTCCCCATACGACCCGCTAGACGATCTTCCTCAACGGCCAATAGCTCCTCCCTCAATCTTAGCATTTTCTCGCGTCTGCTAAACGCCTCTATATCCATAACCACAAGATCACCCACGCCGTTCTTCGTTAGATATACCGGTTCACCAGATGACTTACATAAAGCCGCAATTTCATTATAGTTCTGCCGGATGCTTGCGGATGGTCTAATCTGCATGGTATCAGCTCCTCATAGTAGTATTCTAACTATATTATACTCATTGTATGCCATGATATCAACCGGTACCCCACTGTACAGCTACCCCTCTTTGTCATTACTTTTACCCGTAAATCCTTTCTAATGTGCTATTCCAAAGGACGGGGGAACTGACCGCCACGGACTCTGAAATCATCCAGGGGAAAGTCTTGCGGACTACTACTACTGAAATGAATCCATAAGACTAGTATACCTCCTGTGCCTAGCAAGGTATCTGAATTGACCGGAATACGCATTTACAATACCTTATCCAAGGAAACCAAGGCCAAATATGATGAAAAGGCATTATGTGTTAGTGTCGGAAGTCCTCGTTACGGACCAGTGAGGACGCTCTTGCTGGCTGCCGGAAGGTGCGGAACTCACGGAGTCAGTGCAAACCTGGCCTAATGGTCTAGATACGCCATTAGGTCGTCTGTTTGGTGACAGCGAGTTGTCCCCTGGGCAGTGGCAGAGGGTGGCCCTTGTTCGTGGTCTATGAGGGATGCGGCGACTACGGTTCTGGATGAACCCACTGTTTCACTGGACCCACTTATGGAGGCTGAGATCTTCCGCAAGTTCATGGATATAGGTGAGGGTAAGACCACCGTGATTGTCTCGCATAGAATCGATTCGGCAAGGCTTGCCGATCAGATCATGGTGCTTACTAAGGGTTAGATCGCTGAACAGGGTACGCGTACCGAGCTTTTCCACTAAAAGGGTAAGTACGCCAAACTGTATCATTTACAGGCCAGCTGGTACGTACTAGAACCTTTGGTGCAACACCATTGAGGGCGACTAGTTTTTACGGATATTGGGCCTGTCCAATGGTTATTAGGGCAATGCTTTACTCTTGTTTGGTGCGGTGCTCGGTGGAGCGGAATTCCACCTCTTCTTACTAAGTCGCTCCTTACATGATTCTCCAATCAAAAGCATCCTAACGACCTCTCGAACTCTGCGTTGCGAACGCAGCGCTCTAATCTGCCGCACCCTGGACAGGATTTGTCATTTGGCGCCATGACATGGGCACTTTCCGGAACTTGGATAGGAGAAGTTGCCGGGGACGTGGGCAAGCTAAAGGATAGACCACTGGGAACCTGCTAGGAGGAAGCCATGTCCAAGACCATTGATGAAGGGCTAATCTCAACTCTGATCCGTCGGCTGGAGAAATTGGCCACATCCATGGAAAAGGCTAGTGTTGCTGAGTACATAGAACTGTACCGTAATCCACGACGTATCATGTATCTTAACTTCGTTGCGGGAGTTGTGCGGGGTTTTGGAATTGCAGTCGGCTTTACGGTAGTGGGAGCGGTTTTTCTCCTGTTACTTACTCGTCTTGCTTCCTTAAATCTACCAGTGATCGGAGATTATATTGCGCAGCTTACTAAGATCGTCATGGAAAGACTAGCTACAGCACCGTAAAACAGGAGGTATCTGTCATGAATCAACTATCTCATGAGGAATTGATGAAACTAAAGAGTCAATTGGTTGCCTACCAACACCAACTGCAGAACAGAATTGCGGGAATTCAAGCCGGGCTAACACAGAGTATGACCCAATCGGTGGGTGAGCTTTCTGCCTACGACCAACATACCTCGGATTTAGGAGCAGAAATGTTTGAACGGAGTAAGGATTTAGGACTAAAGGATAACCTAAACGTGCTTGCCGGAAAGGTGCAAGATGCCCTAGAGGCCATAGAAGAGGGTTCCTATGGGGTTTGTGATGGTTGCGGTCAACCGATTGATTCCGATCGGCTCCGGGCCATTCCCTATACTACCTTGTGTTATGGGTGCAGTGAGAGATTGCCCGATGGAGACAGACGTCCTGTAGAGGAGGAAGTGCTAAAACCTCCCTTCGGGAGAAGTTTCAAGGATGGACAAGACTATACTGGGTACGATGGAGAAGACGCCTGGCAAGAGCTTGCCCGGTGGGGTAATGCCAACTCGCCCCAGGATGTACCCCCAGCGGTAGATGTCAGTCAGGCCTATGTAGATGCTGACGAACTCCAAGGTATAGTGGAAGAAGTCGAAGGACTAAGCAGAAGGCCCCAGCATTGAATAAGCTAGGAATATGTGCTAAAATATTTTAGGCCTGTACTGGCTATTCCAACATTGTTTGGGCATCTTCACCGAAATTACTTTGCCGGGGGTAGGGGATATGCTATATGCGGTTATTGGGGCAATGGTAGTCATTTTGGATCAGGTGACTAAGCTTTTGGTGCAGTCCAAGATGCATGTGGGGCAGTCCATCAAAGTGCTCCACCCGGTACTATATTTTACCTATGTGAAGAATCCAGGAGCAGCCTTTGGTATTTTCCCCGCTGGCTCCTTTTTATTTGTGATTATTACCTTCGTGGTCCTTGCAGGCGTCCTTTGGTATCTATACCGAGCCCGACCTAAAGATCCGCGTCTTCTCTGGGG
It includes:
- a CDS encoding type II toxin-antitoxin system RelE/ParE family toxin, whose amino-acid sequence is MEKQPKYRILVSDRARQMLAAHVRFLAQKSPRAAYKTRTDLMNAIRSLYTMPDRFPFFEAEFIPSNKYHKMFVEKWYLVLYQIRDQTVYVDYVIDCRRDYGWLVR
- a CDS encoding type II toxin-antitoxin system Phd/YefM family antitoxin, producing MQIRPSASIRQNYNEIAALCKSSGEPVYLTKNGVGDLVVMDIEAFSRREKMLRLREELLAVEEDRLAGRMGSTPDELDDYLGSIIAEVEHGKTT
- a CDS encoding DUF5665 domain-containing protein, producing MSKTIDEGLISTLIRRLEKLATSMEKASVAEYIELYRNPRRIMYLNFVAGVVRGFGIAVGFTVVGAVFLLLLTRLASLNLPVIGDYIAQLTKIVMERLATAP
- a CDS encoding TraR/DksA C4-type zinc finger protein gives rise to the protein MNQLSHEELMKLKSQLVAYQHQLQNRIAGIQAGLTQSMTQSVGELSAYDQHTSDLGAEMFERSKDLGLKDNLNVLAGKVQDALEAIEEGSYGVCDGCGQPIDSDRLRAIPYTTLCYGCSERLPDGDRRPVEEEVLKPPFGRSFKDGQDYTGYDGEDAWQELARWGNANSPQDVPPAVDVSQAYVDADELQGIVEEVEGLSRRPQH
- the lspA gene encoding signal peptidase II; protein product: MLYAVIGAMVVILDQVTKLLVQSKMHVGQSIKVLHPVLYFTYVKNPGAAFGIFPAGSFLFVIITFVVLAGVLWYLYRARPKDPRLLWGIVFCASGALGNVIDRLRIGKVVDFIDVRIWPIFNVADMAIVLGVILVLLYTLKQPSSKATVE